The window tgaaagtgaaaagtgaaagtgaagtcgttcagttgtgtcggactcctagtgaccccacggactgcaacctaccaggctcctccatccgtgggattttccaggcaaaaatactggagtggggtgccaaaaccACGGCACAGTTTTTAAAGCTGAAGTTTTCCTGATTCCTTCCAAAATGTCCTTGTGAAGCTGACTACTTTGATGTTGACCTTACCTCCATACCGCTCTGCTCTAGATCTTCTTCTGCGCCCCCTCCCCACATTCAGGCTCTCTCCACTTTCTCAGGCTCTCTCATTTAGACTCCTGCAATAGACTTGAAAATGATCCCTGGACTTTGTACCTACCATGCCCCTACATTGCACAGTGGCTACTGGAGTTACATTTCTAAAAGAGAGCTGGTAATTTAAATTGCATAATTTAACTCTAATATTTAGTTTGATCTTCCACTTCCTGCCATGCACTGCCCATGTTTGTTGCATTGATTTGCAAATTATTATGTGATTGCCCCATGTAGTTTCACCATGTCTGCTTCTTTTatgcagcttccctggtagctcagcaggcaaataatctgcctgcaatgcagggtacacaggagatgtggggtcGATCCCTGAGTccaaaagattccctggagaaggaaatggctacccactccagtattcttgtctgaaaaatcccaggacagaagggcctggtgcaACCAATGggttgaacatgactaagcatgcttcttttatattattttctctacCTGGAAtcaatctctttttttccttcttggtttGATGAAATCCCATTGATTTATAGAGTTTAGCTCTTATAGCACCTTCTCTGATATTTCTTTACTCAGAGTTTGTATggcaatgataaccctgtatgtgagacagcaaaagagacacaaatgtatataacagtcttttggactctgtaagagagggcgagggtgggatgatttgggagaatggcattgaaacatgtatattatcatatgtgaaatgaatcaccaatccagttttgatgcatgatacagggtgttcagggctggtgcactgggatgatccagagggatggtttggggagggaggtgggaggggtgttcaagatggggaacatgtgtacacccgtggcagattcatgtcgatatatggcaaaaccaatacaatattgtaaagtgaaaagaaaaataaaataaagtgaaacatATGAGTACAttctttcaataaaataaaaaaataaaaataattttcttgcaGGATCATAGCTCATTGCATTGACTCTTTCTTATCTGTTACATGGCACATTTCCTTCGTCAAGGGCAGAGATTTGATCTTTTCAGTTTTAAATCCCAAGTACTTAATATAATGTATAGTGTATcatatggatttttaaattatttgaattgCACAATGTAGAAATCACAGAACACCATATTTAATTAACCGTAGTAATGAACATATTCTTGTTGgttgtgagattttttttctgtatattatgCTTAAAGTTCATGTATTTGCATTTACTTAGGTCCACAATAATATATTTAGCATTTTTTCaaattcagggaaaaaaatacaatcaCATTCATGTTTAACACTAGTTTTCTTCATACTCTACTGTCACCTTTGTTCTTTAATTATGTGGTGTTTGTTTATAGAACAAAGTGTGAATAATAACATTTGGAAGATAACATTTTGGTGCTTTATTAAGAAAGAGTGCTAAGCTGGTAAAAACAAGAAGCTCTTATGTCTAGCTGTTATATTTCACAATACAATTATCTAGCATCAGTCACTCGACTAATAAGATGGTAACTTTCAATCATTAACTCTTTCTTTGAAAGGATACGACTTCCTAAGAATCACACGGACAATTAAAGGCAAGAATGCTAATTAAAAGTTGTACAGAAAAGACAGACAAATCTTTACTGCACAGATTTAGGATGTATGTTAATTTCTTCCCCAGATTCACAAATTTATCCATTATTCTTAAGAAGTCTTTTGAAGTACAGTGAGCTATTGCTATAACATTATTTAATAACCTTCTGTGGCCATTGTGATATGCTCctttgtttctaaattttatctaccaaaatggaaaaataagacaCTCCAAAGCAAAGATATTTTTTAAGGCAGAAAGAAATGATTATGAAACAAATAGATATGTTTATGTAGCTTCATGAATGACAAGCAGCTGAATTTCACTGCAATTATGAGGTTAATGTGGGTTTACACAATATGCTTATGTGAAGTTGCACACAATAAGCTTATGTGTAGTTGTACACATAATGTGAAGTTGTACACAATGAGCTTATTCTTCACCGTGCTATGAGAAGACAAACAGAAATTCACAAAGCATATTTGTTCTGTGCAGGTCTCAGCCATTAGTTGTCAATAACTAATGTTGTGGCTAAACCCACCCTTGTGGTTCTTACGTTTGCAAGATGTCCTTCGCAATAAACATCAGGAAACTTGAAAAAAGAGTAAATTATTACTTACAAATCCTGGCTATTACATGGCACATCTAGGGTCCCATAGAGAGATCACATGTacaaagaaagagagagcaaGTCATGAGTCTGAGAGTCTACTTTTATTGGGGTCAACGGTGAGGACCTAGGTTTTCAAGAGCTCAttcttttttggtaaatttaaaaCAATGGGAATTTAAAAcatggaaagagggaaaaaaagtggtTCAAAGTCAGTTATCAAAAACAACCAAGATCTTTAAAGCAAAGCAGCCTGGCTCTTGACCTAGCCCTATACCTGGTGTTATGTTTATTGGAGACAGCTATCTTTGAAGCAGATTCTTCTTTGAAGTGAATGCCTGGGCAATCAAAGCTTAAGTCAAGCACTtgcattacaaaaataaaaccaaactttCAGGACTTACACTATACTAGCATATAGCCTGACATTAAAATCATGGTGAGATAATCATCATCCTTCCAGGATGAGAGAACAATCATTTGGAAGATGTTAGttatcagaaataaaataataggtaaataaaaagatacagtattttaaaacatgaactCAGAGGTTCTAGAAAACTCTTTTCAATTCTATGccctataaaggaaaaaattccCGACAATTCCAGTTCTATAAGGATCAAGCTATTAGCTACTGCAGTTGCCTTCCGATAGTATgcctgaggggaattcaggatggagaaaaatagGAAGCACTTTAGCTTTAGATATACTAACCCCCAGAAAGTTAAAATACATatctaaagaaaattttaaagatccTAGATTcatgcatcttcccatacatggaAAAGCACTAAAATGATTTACTTGAGGAAGTGCGCTCGGCGGCCCCGCGGATCTGTCTCTTGCTTCAACAGTGCTTGGACAGAACAGACCCAGGGACGCCCCTTGCTCCAGCCTCCGACCACCCTCCAACCTTCTTTCCAGTCGCAACCTCCGGAGTCAGCCACTCAGCTGTCCGCGATCTCTGGGACCAGCCACCATTTTTTAACTCCTTATTATTACCGACCAATCATGAGCTCCCAGATTCGTCAGAATTATTCTACCGAGGTGGAGGCCGCCGTCAACCGCTTGGTTAACATGCCACTGCGGGCCTCCTACACCTACCTCTCTCTGGGCTTCTATTTCGACCGCGACGATGTGGCCCTGGAGGGTGTGGGTCACTTTTTTCGCGAATTGGCCAAGGAGAAGCGCGAGGGCACGGAGCGTCTCTTGAAACTGCAAAACCAGCGTGGCGGCCGCGCCCTCTTCCTGGACGTGCAGAAGCCATCTCAAGATGAGTGGGGTAAAACCCAGGACGCTATGGAGGCCGCCCTTCTCGTAGAGAAGAACCTGAATCAAGCCCTGTTGGATCTGCATGGCCTGGCTTCTGCCCGCGGAGACCCCCACATCTGTGACTTCCTGGAGAACCACTTCTTAGATGAGGAAGTGAAACTCATCAAGAAGATGGGTGACCACCTGACCAACCTCCGCAGGCTGGCTGGTCCCCAGGCTGGGTTGGGCGAGTATCTCTTCGAAACGCTCACCCTCAAGCACGACTAGGAGCTTCTGGAGACCAGTGGCCATTGAAGAAACCACCTAACATCAGGGCTGCCTGAAGCCGCTCTCTGCAGCCACTAGGCAGCTTTTTTAACACCCTGGAGCCCTCTCTCAAGCCTTGGACCATATGGAAACAATAAAGCTTTTtacagcataaaaaaaaaataataaaaaataaaatgatttacttGAGATATCTGTTCTTTGTGATTAGTAGTACTCTTTCTAGGTTTGACTACATGTTTTTCCCAGCAAAACAATTCATATTTACCCTGgctcctctctttcttctttaggAGAGCTTCTTGGAGCTAGCTGAGAAACTGTCTCTCAAGCTACAGTTCTCAGTAAGACACTGAATAAACTCAATTCATAGCCCTTACAttgtgagtttttttgttttttttttctttcaggtaaACAAGCTCTATCATGTACTGGTCATATATACTGGGTAAGGCACTTAGCTTGTCTGAGTGATATTACATAAAAGGGAAAGCTACGACAAACATGCaccatgtattaaaaagcagagacatcactttgccaacaaagatccgtatagtcaagctattgtttttccagtagtcatgtatggatgtgaaagttggactataaagaaggctgagcattgaagaattgattctttcaaattgtggcactggagaagactcttcagaggtccctggactgcgaggagattaaaccagtcaatcttaaaagaaatcaacactgaatattctttGTAAGGacagatgtggaagctgaagctccaacattttagccacctgatgggaagagccctcattggaaaagacgttgatgatgggaaagattgaaggcaaaaggagaagaggacagcagaggatgagatagttggataacatcaccaactcacaggacatgaaattgagcaaattttgggagatagtgagacagaggagcatggcatggTGCAATCCatttggtcacaaagagtggggcatgactgaataactgacaataataacaacaaaagggTGCTAGGTTTTGGATCTATTGCATTGGGTTGTAATGAGGATTAATTAGGGGAATTCATCTAAAGTACTTAGAACCAAATCTTGCACATTATAAATGCTCATTTACATGTAGCCCTTTGGAGTAAATACATACTGGCATGTTTACAACATATTTAGAATTGTATTTgcctgattccttttatttctgatgCAATTTAAGAAGACATATTAATTTCATCAATAACAGATATATAAAACATGACACACATATggcacaaatatatacatatgtgtatataaagaCTAATATTCACATAATTTAGCAAATTGAACTTGAGATAAAAATAGTGCATTTTAGATAAAGGAGATTTATAGGTATATCACAAATACCTAAGTaattatttaatttgaaaataattcatttccTCTCCACATACAAACAATGAAAACGTGatgtaaaaaaaattcaaacagtatGTGAAGAGATAAGGTAGTAGCTTTTTTCCATATGGTTCAGAAATATCCACTCTTAATATTACTATGTGACCTCCTAGGGAATTTCTATGAATATGCAAacacataaatgttttaaatggtaGATTATTGTTGTTTATAATGCTTcacatcattttcatttaaagatatcttatgaatttaaaaatattaaatatctagttgTTGGAAATACTTCTAGTTTTTCATTGTTGGTATCAATTTTATTACCAAAtatatagtaggtgttcaataaatattaatatttgctaaAAAATGAGTGCCTAATTATGTATAACATCACATCTTTCCTTGACAATTAACACGGATCTATATTACTTTTACTAgtagatttaaataaattatattaatgtaCATTTACTTATCTAAGTGACCCACTCTTGTGGaatgtttaggttgtttccatattttgccTATTTTAAGTACAATCATGATACAGGAcactttatatactttatttagTCAATACCAGGTACTGAGATTGAGGCAGCTTGTGCATCCATTGGCAGCCACAGGTTCTTATCACTTAACCTGACCTCTGCCATATGAAGATCAAGAAGAAACCATCAGAACTGTtggttccaaagtcactgcacaCTCTCCCACTAAATGGATGCCTTGTTCTTtgattctcttctctctctgtttctctgatcTTTTTTTTCAGAACTCATATGAATACATTTGATGATAGAAATCTAAACCACATGTAGAACCCTAGCTGTTGCTGTGAACTCAGGAAatatatttctttgctttctaattTCTACGGTACCGGAAGAGGAAGGAGATTGGAATGGATGATGGATaagatagaatattgaatatgTCATACTCTGTGGCTCTGGCTCTCCTGTGTTAGtctataataagaaatatagtcATGGTTTCCAAGATTTTCTACAACATACTTCCAATAACTCTCTTCTGGTCTGTGAAAAGATAGTTACTGTTAAAGTCTAATATCttccttcagtttagttcaattttTACTGTATGCCTCAGACACTTCAAGTTTTTGAGATGCTATTACCTGGTGTAATGATGAATTATGGAAATATATTTCTCTTCAgctattctgtttattttctaaaacagaacagaaagcctATTCTTTTCAGGTATCTTCTAGGCTATTTCTTATGATCTATTTTAGGAAAATAGTTACTAATATACATTACCAGAATTCACCACTTTATCAATATGGCTTGAAAATTTTCCTCTATGTGAGTGTGAGTTTTTGCCAAGTATAAAAAACAAATGCACAGCTTGTCTCTACAAGTTTCTAATTTTTAAGTTCAACTGAATGGgttattaaaagacacttactccttggaaggaaagttatgaccaacctagacagcatattaaaaagcagagacattactttgtcaacaaaggtctatcgagccaaaggtatggtttttccagttgtcatgtatggatgtgagagttggactataaagaaaactgagcacagaagaactgatgcttttgaactgtggtgttggagaagactcttgagagttccctggactgcaaggagatccaaccagtccatcctaaaggagatcagtcctgaatattcactggaagcactgatgttgcagctgaaactccaatactttggccacctgatgtgaagagctgactcatttgaaaagaccctgatgctgggaaagactgaaggcaggagagaaggggacaagagaggatgagatggttggatagcatcgctgacacaatggacatgagtttgagtgaactccaggagttggtgatggacagggaggcctggcgtgctgctgtccatggggtcacaaagagttggacacgactgagcaactgaactgaactaaactgaatgggtTGCTCTAAAGGTCATTTATTCCATTTGaaatcatactttttaaaatcaaatcaagATATTTATATCAAGCTtctaaaggctacccactcccgtattctggcctggagaattccatggactgtatagtctatggggtttcaaaaagttggacatgactgagaaactttcactttcactttcctcaatcTTGGTATTATTTTGAACCAGAAATGTATTTGTTATGGGGAATATCCTATCAAGAAGTTTATTAGCATCCCTTGCTTCTACCAAGTAGATATCAGTAGTACCTTCAGTCGGGACcacaaatgtctccagatattgccagATACTCCTTGAGAACCATAATTGCCCTCTATGACAATCAATCACTGTCTTAGATGTTATTTTTAGTGTATCTACTAGGTGACTAAACAGCACTATTACAAAGCCCTAAATCCTATAGTGGTTTATAGTTAACacaattgtttttattgttgtttaggcgctaagttatgtctaactcttgtgatcccatgccaggctcctctgttcattggatttcccatgcaagaatattggagtgaacacacaaatattttaaattaaaagagtGACCTGGAAACAGAGATGGAATTCCAAGGTCTATTTATTCCAGGCATATTTTGAGATATTGCTAAATATAATAGTTTGTTTATTcaatgatattttattataaatgttaGCCTTAATTCATAGTTCATGAAGGGTAAGTTGCTAAGGCAAATATTGTAACTTACTAATATTAAGTGttacagaaataatttttcagaaattGTTCTTCGTGATAAAAACTTTGCTGAGAAATtgtaacatttttcttaaatattatatGAGCTGGAAAGTTAACTTCATTATTAATAACATAGTAACATGACATGTAATTTTGGTAAATTAATGTGAATTTCTGTTTGAGTTTAATGAGGAACTAAAGTgagaaatcaccagatggtcaacactgaaaccagactgcttatattctttgcagccaaagatggagaagctctatacagttagcaaaaacaagacccagagctgactatggctcagatcatgagctccttattgacaGATTTAGACTTCAgttgaagaaaatggggaaaatcacaagaccattcaggtatgacctaaatcaactcccttatgactatagagtggaagcgagaaatactagatctcatagacagagtgcctgttgAATTAGGGaccagaggtttgtgacattgtacaggagacaaggagcaagaccatccaaataaaaaaggaaagcaaaacaaaccaaaatggctgtctgaggaggccttacaaatagctgtgaaaagaagaaaagtgaaaagcaaaggagaaaaggaaagctatacccatttgagtgcagagttccaaagaatagcaaggagaaataagaaagccttcctcagtgatcaatgcaaagaaatagaggaaaacaatagaatgggaaagactagagatcttgtcaagaaatatagagataccaagggaatgtttcatgcaaagatgggctaaataaaggacagcaatggtatggacctaacagaagcagaagatattaagaagaggtggcaagaatacacagaagaactctacaaaaaaagttcttcataacctagataatcatgatggtgtgatcactcacctagaccaaacatcgtggaatgtgaaatcaagtgggccttaggaagcatcactatgaacaaagctagtggaggtgatggaattccagttgagctatttcaaatcctaaaagatgatgctgtgaaagtgctgcactcaatatgccagcaaatttggaaaactcagcagtggccacagggatggaaagggtcagttttcattccattcccaaagaaaggcaatgccaaagaatgctcaaactactgcacaatcgcactcatctcacaagctagcaaagtaatgctcaaaattctccaagccaggcttcagcaatacaggaaccatgaacttccagatcttcaagctggatttagaaaagacagtggAACaggagatcaaattaccaacatccactggatcattgaaaaagagagctccagaaaaacatctatttctgctttgttgactatgccaaaacctttgattgtgtggatcacaataaactgtggaaaactctgaaagaaataGAATACCAGtctacttgacctgcctcttgagaaacctgtgtgcaggtcaggaagcaacagttagcttggacatggaacaagagactggttccaaataggaaaaggagtacgtcaagactgtattttgtcaccctgcttatttaacttacatgcagagtccatcatgagtaacactgggctggatgaagcaaaaactcaaattaagattgccgggaaaaatatcaatatcctcagatatgcagatgataccacccttttgacagaaagtgaagaagaactaaagagcctcttaaagaaagtgaaagaggagagtaaaaaagttggcttaaagctcaacattcagaaaactaagatcatggcatctggtcccatcacttcatgggaaatagatggggaaacagtggaaacagtggctgactttattttggggggctccaaaatcactgcagatggtgattgcagccatgaaattaaaagacatttaatccttggaaggaaagttatgaccaacctagacagcattttaaaaagcagagacattgctttgtcaacaaaggtctgtttagtcaaggctatgatttttcctgtagtcatgtatggatttatgAATGTATACATCCATATGAATGTATACATCCATGTATGgatgtataaagaaagctgagcaccgaagaattgatgctttaaactgtgctgttggagaagactcttgagagtctcttggactgcaaggagatgcaaccagtccttcctaaaggagatcagtcctgggtgttcattggaagtcctgatgttgaagctgaaagtgcaatactttggccacctgatgcggagagctgactcatttgaaaagatcctgatgctgggaaagattgaaggcaggaggagaaggggacgacagaggatgagatggttggatggaatcaccaagtcagtggacatgagtttgggtaaactccaggcattggtgatggacagggaggcctggtgtgctgtggttcatggggttgcaaatagtcggtcacgactgagtgactgaactgactgaaagtggGAAAAATTTAAGCATTAGTTTGTTTGGAATTTGAGTTTTTATTCAGTATCATGAATGTCTTCAATTTTTGTAAATAATATGTGATTGAATAAATGGAATTTAGTTTGAATTCTAAGAATCAAATTCAAATTCATCTTACCATTTCTTGTTCTAGGAATGTCTCAAgaagaagataagaaaaaaatcagaaaataaatatgaaagataattccagaaaataaGCACAAATATCCAGAAGTTCTGAATTTaggatcttttctatttttctttaccaAGGGAAAAACCcgcatatatttatattcatgatTAAATCAGGGAAAATAAGATATTGCTCCTATGTTATGCCATATTACTTGACCTCAAAGTTATTcagacaaatagaaaaaaaatgcatataaaagtttttaattcaaATGGTTTGCAAGGTGGTTATTCAACTTTGTCTAATAATTGGTGTTTAAGAGCTTCacagaattttatatatttcacgttatttctcattaaatttttttctaattgtttcGTGGGATTTGTTTCAAATATGAGTTCAtgccatttttaaattataaaataaatggaacATTTCAATGTAATAAAAGTCATTTTCTAACACAAGTTGAAATTGTCCATTTTTGCCTTGTATGAATCTCTTAATATAATGATTTTCCTCTGACATAAGATTCAACATTATTCTTGACTTCTCTGGCGTAACAGGCTGGAGTGGACAAACAAATTTACCAGTCACTTCATTACCAAGTTTTCTTTTCTACTGTGAACTAAAAAGAGATGTTCTCTGTCTTTTATAATCACGTAACCAATAGTTGCATCCCACagtgttcattttattatttttatccttttctgCTTTTGTCCTTTCAAATGTTcgcaaataatatttaaaaaacttagCAGTTATTTAGATACaaagataaatttataaaatataattatttatatgtatgGTTATACAAGGAcagaaaaaatattctgtatgttatagctatatatgtatgtgtgtatagatatagataaagaTATCGAATTTTTACCTCTTCTTATTTCCAAGGTGATAACAATATTTATAGATCTTTTATGCATCTATTTGCCAATATatgaatcattcattcattattttaacagaaatttattgaacAAAGACTATTTTCAGTGATGGGACACTGGTGAATAAGACAGGAGGGTCCCTGCTTTGGTGGAATTTACTAGTGTTGAGGAGGCAGTAATATAGTGTAAGTTAATGAAATAGAGAGTAACTGTGGAAAAAAttatgtatcatttaaaaaaattttgtcctAAATCCTTTAATTGAGCCTACATTTGGAATTTAATATAGGAAAAACAAGGCATATTTAAGaattagaaataatatataaacaGTGTGAGGAAAGCTGACcatcattatattttaaatctaatttGCTTTGGGGGAAATCCAGTTGTAAATTTTTCAGATTTAACACACATGTCTACTCTAAGGAAAATAAATTGCATATATAAAGGAAGATTAAGGTGAAAAATAATACAGCTACACAGCTGAGAGACACTGTCTTATTACACTAACCATATACTGATTATGGAAGTGTCTTCTATAGAGATTGAGCTTTTATGATGGAAGGGTACAAATTAATACAGAAAGGAAATTTACAAATGAACATTTCCATgcagaaatatatgtatattttagcaCCATCTAGCTATTTCCTATACTTCAATTTCTGTCCCTAACAATACCATCAGCCGAACTACCCATGTCTTTTCCTAATTTTCTCCTaagctcaattcagttcagtcactcagtcacgtccggaccattgtgaccccatggactgcagcatgtcaggcttccctgtccaatacAAACTcgcagagcttactcaaactcatgtccattgagttggtgatgtccatcctaccatcttatcctctgtcatccacttctcttcctggcttcgatttttcccagcatcagggtcttttctaatgagatagttcttcacatcaggtggccaaagaatcggagtttcagcttcagcatccatccttccaatgaatattcaggactgatttcctttaggatggactggttggatctccttgcagtccaagggactctcaagagtcttttccaacaccacagttcaaaagcatcaattctttggcactaagctttctttatagtccactctcacatgcatatgtgactactggaaaaaccatagctttgactagatggacctttgctggcaaagtaatgtctctgctttttaatatgctgtctaggttgctctcatgatgtactctgtatataagttaaataagcagggtgacagtatacagccttgaagtactccttttcctatttggaaccagtctgtggttccatgtccagttctaacttatatgtagagtacatcatgagaaacgctggactggaggaagcacaagctggaatcaagattgccgggagaaatatcaataacctcagatatgtagatgacaccacccttatggcagaacatgaataagaactaaagagcctcttgatgaaagtgaaagaggagactgaaaaagttggcttaaatctcaacattcagaaaactaagatcatggcatctggtcccatcacttcatggcaaatagatggggaaacactggctgactttatttttctgggctccaaaatcactatggatggtgattgcagccatgaaat of the Bubalus kerabau isolate K-KA32 ecotype Philippines breed swamp buffalo chromosome 3, PCC_UOA_SB_1v2, whole genome shotgun sequence genome contains:
- the LOC129647724 gene encoding ferritin light chain-like: MSSQIRQNYSTEVEAAVNRLVNMPLRASYTYLSLGFYFDRDDVALEGVGHFFRELAKEKREGTERLLKLQNQRGGRALFLDVQKPSQDEWGKTQDAMEAALLVEKNLNQALLDLHGLASARGDPHICDFLENHFLDEEVKLIKKMGDHLTNLRRLAGPQAGLGEYLFETLTLKHD